From a single Arthrobacter sp. SLBN-112 genomic region:
- a CDS encoding M20 family metallopeptidase, producing MVGDLAAYVSHETPSDDKALLMTGLAWLEEWLQARIGPPASRRLVGGGTWGDSLVLDYPSESDAESWITALCHYDTVWSAGTLRDWPVVVEGDRFSGPGAFDMKGGLVQLVWALRAAKELGLPRPNVRLVLNGDEEVGSPASRPVIEAEVVRGEAVLVFEASAGGALKTARKGVGIFQVRATGKEAHAGLDPEVGASAIDEIARVILQLHAEADLAKGTTVNVGLVHGGTRTNVKAGSAVADLDVRVSSEAEVQRIDSVLDGLVPRNPEAGLKVSGAWNRPVMARSPETARLFAEAEQVAGVLGFPLAETSVGGASDGNFAAALGLPVLDGLGAVGDGAHARHEWISIDGMLERTCLAAGLLAVLAEPAELGRHGEADAMVG from the coding sequence ATGGTTGGGGACCTGGCCGCCTACGTTTCCCACGAAACCCCCTCTGATGACAAAGCGTTGCTTATGACTGGTCTCGCGTGGCTGGAGGAGTGGCTTCAGGCCCGCATCGGACCGCCGGCTTCCCGCCGGCTGGTCGGCGGCGGCACATGGGGCGACTCCCTGGTACTGGATTATCCGTCGGAGAGCGATGCTGAGAGCTGGATCACCGCCCTCTGCCACTATGACACCGTGTGGTCGGCCGGGACCCTCCGCGACTGGCCCGTGGTTGTGGAGGGGGACCGCTTCTCAGGCCCCGGGGCCTTTGACATGAAGGGCGGCTTGGTGCAACTCGTATGGGCCCTTCGCGCGGCCAAGGAACTCGGGCTGCCCCGACCCAACGTGAGGCTGGTCCTGAACGGGGACGAGGAAGTGGGAAGCCCCGCATCGCGGCCCGTCATCGAAGCAGAAGTAGTCCGCGGAGAGGCTGTGCTCGTCTTCGAAGCCAGCGCCGGCGGCGCGCTTAAGACGGCGCGGAAAGGGGTGGGCATCTTTCAGGTCAGGGCCACAGGCAAGGAAGCGCACGCCGGGCTGGATCCCGAAGTGGGCGCCAGCGCCATCGATGAGATAGCACGCGTAATCCTGCAGCTGCACGCCGAAGCGGACCTCGCCAAAGGAACCACTGTGAATGTGGGTCTGGTCCATGGAGGGACACGGACGAACGTCAAGGCCGGCTCCGCCGTCGCAGACCTCGACGTCCGGGTGTCCTCCGAGGCTGAGGTCCAGCGGATTGATTCGGTCCTCGATGGTTTGGTCCCCCGCAACCCCGAAGCCGGCTTGAAGGTCAGTGGTGCCTGGAATCGGCCCGTCATGGCCCGTTCCCCGGAGACCGCACGGCTGTTTGCAGAGGCAGAGCAGGTGGCGGGCGTGCTGGGGTTCCCGCTCGCCGAAACGTCCGTAGGCGGCGCCAGTGACGGCAACTTCGCAGCGGCGCTGGGTCTTCCCGTTCTCGACGGGCTCGGCGCGGTCGGTGACGGCGCTCACGCGCGGCATGAATGGATCAGCATTGACGGCATGCTCGAGCGGACTTGCCTCGCGGCTGGCCTTCTCGCAGTGCTGGCCGAACCGGCTGAACTCGGGCGGCATGGCGAAGCCGATGCAATGGTTGGATGA
- a CDS encoding ketopantoate reductase family protein: MTDSTYTVVGAGAIGGTLAAHLHALGVPVQLVDADIHHVTAMRKNGLQIKTPSGVMVADVPVYGLDDAPDHLERVLLAVKAQATDSAAAWIAPRLGSDGYVASMQNGLNEATIAAHVGADRTVIAFVDLFADVLEPGVINDGGSGAMALGEYSGGTSDRVRQLAHDLRHWGSPTVTGNVAGFLWAKLGFGAMLTATALADADMSELIDRHRPAMNELAAEVFDVAAAEGISLEGFDAFDPASYVRGADPLKNSEATDDLIKWLSTQTKTRSGIWRDIAVRKRPTEVPTQYGPVIDMAAKHGLKLPLIEELVSAIRQLETGSISMDEEHLFALDRKAIAR, encoded by the coding sequence ATGACGGATAGTACGTACACAGTAGTAGGCGCCGGTGCGATCGGCGGCACTTTAGCCGCACACCTGCACGCGCTGGGAGTACCGGTCCAGCTGGTTGACGCCGATATCCATCACGTCACAGCCATGCGCAAGAATGGCCTGCAGATCAAGACTCCCTCAGGAGTAATGGTGGCGGACGTACCGGTGTACGGCCTCGACGACGCCCCTGACCACCTGGAACGTGTCCTCCTGGCGGTCAAGGCCCAGGCAACCGACAGCGCTGCTGCCTGGATAGCTCCCAGGCTCGGCAGCGACGGATATGTGGCGTCCATGCAGAACGGCCTCAATGAGGCAACCATCGCCGCGCACGTCGGCGCCGATCGCACAGTCATTGCCTTTGTGGATCTCTTTGCCGACGTATTGGAACCAGGCGTCATTAACGACGGCGGCAGCGGGGCGATGGCGCTGGGCGAATACTCGGGCGGCACAAGCGACCGGGTGCGGCAGCTTGCCCATGACCTTCGCCATTGGGGTTCCCCCACTGTGACCGGCAACGTCGCCGGTTTCCTGTGGGCCAAGCTCGGCTTCGGTGCAATGCTGACGGCCACCGCACTGGCGGACGCCGACATGAGCGAGCTGATCGACCGGCACCGGCCTGCCATGAACGAACTGGCCGCGGAAGTCTTCGATGTTGCAGCAGCCGAGGGCATCAGCCTTGAGGGATTCGACGCCTTCGACCCTGCCAGCTACGTTCGCGGGGCCGATCCCCTTAAGAACTCCGAGGCCACTGACGACCTCATCAAGTGGCTGTCCACGCAGACCAAGACCCGCTCCGGCATCTGGCGGGACATCGCCGTGCGGAAACGTCCCACCGAGGTTCCCACCCAGTACGGGCCGGTCATCGACATGGCCGCGAAGCACGGACTGAAGCTGCCCCTCATCGAGGAACTTGTATCGGCCATCCGGCAACTCGAAACCGGGTCCATATCAATGGATGAAGAGCACCTTTTTGCCCTCGACCGTAAGGCCATTGCGCGATGA
- a CDS encoding NADH:flavin oxidoreductase/NADH oxidase, whose amino-acid sequence MSGPLEMSTAIEKFSRPLKLRGLKIPNRIWMSPMCQYSATEDGVPTSWHMVHYGSRAVGGAGMVMVESTAVGPRHRTTAHDLGIWSAEQVGAHRKLAAQIKDPGAVAAVQLQSAGRKSSHMVPWLGKGQNGAVPVEDGGWIPMAPSATPFGQLTVPDAMTAAEVEATVEAFAQAAVNAAEAGYDVVEIHAAHGYLLHQFLSPVTNRRTDEFGGGLENRMRLPLRVCKAVRGAFPQDRPVFVRLTATDWIDGGITIDEALVFAVRLAALGIDLLDVTSGALAIDAPPPNRQGLNLEFAEVLKDVAGIAVAPVGQLSDPELLRKVAETSSVDAVIVGRALLRDPYFALRLTAHPSKERWPSQYHRAL is encoded by the coding sequence ATGAGTGGGCCTTTGGAAATGAGTACCGCCATTGAGAAGTTTTCGCGCCCGTTGAAGCTGCGCGGGCTTAAGATTCCGAACAGAATCTGGATGTCCCCCATGTGCCAGTATTCGGCCACGGAAGATGGGGTCCCCACGAGCTGGCACATGGTCCACTATGGGTCCAGGGCTGTGGGCGGTGCGGGGATGGTCATGGTGGAGTCAACGGCGGTGGGCCCTCGCCATCGGACGACGGCGCACGATCTCGGTATCTGGAGCGCGGAACAAGTCGGGGCGCACCGGAAGCTGGCAGCCCAGATCAAGGATCCGGGCGCCGTTGCCGCAGTCCAGTTGCAGAGTGCCGGGCGCAAAAGCTCGCACATGGTCCCCTGGCTTGGGAAGGGGCAGAACGGGGCGGTCCCTGTGGAGGACGGGGGCTGGATTCCCATGGCCCCGTCCGCCACGCCGTTCGGGCAGCTGACCGTTCCGGATGCGATGACGGCCGCCGAGGTGGAAGCCACCGTCGAGGCATTTGCCCAGGCCGCCGTTAACGCTGCGGAGGCCGGCTACGACGTCGTCGAAATCCATGCAGCGCACGGATACCTGCTCCATCAATTCCTCTCGCCGGTAACAAACCGCCGCACTGACGAGTTTGGCGGCGGGCTTGAGAACCGGATGCGGCTGCCGCTGAGGGTCTGCAAAGCCGTACGGGGTGCCTTCCCGCAGGACAGGCCCGTCTTCGTGCGGTTGACAGCCACGGACTGGATCGACGGCGGGATCACCATCGATGAGGCCCTCGTCTTCGCCGTCCGGCTTGCCGCACTCGGCATCGACCTCCTCGATGTGACGTCGGGCGCTTTGGCCATCGATGCGCCGCCGCCCAATAGGCAGGGCCTCAACCTGGAGTTCGCTGAGGTCCTGAAGGATGTCGCCGGCATCGCGGTGGCCCCGGTGGGCCAGCTTTCGGACCCCGAGCTGTTGCGAAAGGTCGCCGAGACATCGTCCGTGGACGCAGTAATTGTTGGTCGGGCGCTCCTACGCGATCCCTATTTCGCGCTCCGGCTCACAGCCCATCCGTCCAAGGAGAGGTGGCCCAGCCAGTATCACCGCGCGCTGTAG